One region of Polaribacter pectinis genomic DNA includes:
- a CDS encoding carbohydrate binding domain-containing protein, with product MKKLLSICCLFFISITTQSFIVVSESSVTSILAGTDDYIINHDFEQGMTAWNDWNNTLTSVASEVHSGTNAGKIKNGNGSLQQAIYLKGNTTYQIKFWARSEFNNQTATIQVVNNATSVKYLNNVTVNTSTAYAQYSYSFTTDGDANTSTVSFSLFKWNAPAGAIYADDFEITETGSSPDQIRLINTDNLNAMQVGFSYQAEAVKIPLTASTELWEIVDGTGSATIDQSGLITAVSEGTITLKVSYVSNPSISDQIELTISPATPVSTYYIDATNGLDTNDGLSESNAWQTVSKVNNFLFMPGDQVLFKSGETWTEQLIITRKGAASNPITYTSYGTGNKPKIAPTCVLYAVEINNASYTVFDGFDVSNNCGTVAGYRYGIAIIADNEGDIPEIIVKNNDVHDVAGDPVKSNGTSGGIRFRNQGAILSRLVDLQIIGNHIYDCERNGINGSTDYWSTQYGSLRVYVAQNLIERVPGDGIVMHGTEDSLCEYNICRDFTNNLPDVSENAAAGIWPFNSINCTIQYNEVSGHIASWDAQGFDSDWRCENTIIQYNYSHDNAGGFCLVVSNGLNNNESQNKNSIIRYNISINDGYRTWGSGTNFAPSFHIGGPTLNTQIYNNTIYYNTKPSTVAEEFVHLTNWNGWPDQTHFKNNLFVSTDPQLSIFRHRQSTNNTYSHNLYYGNITVPTEEANALTSDPLFVNPGLDNSPDDYKLETNSPAKAAGVIIPNNGGLDFFGNTVPSGIAPTIGAHELHETLGLDLEFNIKNKLFSVAGSNIVENAISINTHAHLNKATVQIISLTGSVIYKKEYKNLEQSKHTFNLYSIRGGLYFLNITTRNSQQTIKFIKK from the coding sequence ATGAAAAAACTACTCTCAATATGCTGTTTGTTTTTTATTTCAATAACTACACAAAGTTTTATTGTAGTTAGTGAAAGTTCTGTAACTTCTATTTTAGCTGGAACAGACGATTACATTATTAATCATGACTTTGAACAGGGAATGACAGCTTGGAACGATTGGAATAACACTTTAACAAGTGTTGCTTCTGAAGTACATTCTGGCACTAATGCAGGAAAAATTAAAAACGGTAATGGCAGCTTACAACAAGCTATATATTTAAAAGGAAATACCACTTACCAAATTAAATTTTGGGCTAGATCAGAATTTAACAATCAAACTGCAACCATTCAAGTTGTAAATAATGCTACTTCTGTAAAATACTTAAACAATGTAACTGTCAATACAAGCACAGCCTATGCTCAATATTCGTATTCTTTTACAACTGATGGAGATGCTAATACAAGTACAGTATCTTTTAGTCTTTTTAAATGGAATGCACCTGCAGGAGCCATATACGCTGATGATTTTGAGATTACTGAAACTGGAAGTTCACCAGATCAAATTCGCTTAATAAATACTGATAATCTCAACGCAATGCAAGTTGGATTTTCATACCAAGCCGAAGCAGTTAAAATTCCATTAACCGCAAGTACCGAGTTATGGGAAATAGTTGATGGTACAGGAAGTGCAACTATAGACCAAAGCGGATTAATTACTGCTGTTTCGGAAGGTACTATTACTTTAAAAGTTAGTTATGTTAGTAATCCCTCAATTTCAGATCAAATAGAATTAACAATTTCTCCTGCAACTCCAGTTAGCACCTATTATATAGATGCAACAAATGGATTGGATACTAACGATGGCTTATCAGAAAGTAATGCGTGGCAAACGGTTTCAAAAGTCAACAACTTTCTTTTTATGCCTGGAGATCAAGTGTTGTTTAAATCTGGTGAAACGTGGACAGAGCAACTTATTATCACTAGAAAAGGAGCTGCTTCTAATCCAATTACTTATACGTCTTATGGAACTGGAAATAAACCCAAAATAGCCCCAACTTGTGTATTATATGCGGTAGAAATAAATAATGCTAGCTATACGGTTTTTGATGGGTTTGATGTTTCTAACAATTGCGGAACCGTAGCAGGATACAGATATGGAATTGCTATAATAGCTGATAACGAAGGTGATATTCCTGAAATCATTGTAAAGAATAATGACGTACATGATGTTGCTGGAGATCCAGTAAAATCTAACGGAACAAGTGGAGGAATTAGATTTCGTAACCAGGGTGCAATTTTAAGTAGATTGGTAGATTTGCAAATAATAGGAAATCACATTTATGACTGTGAAAGAAACGGAATAAATGGATCTACAGATTATTGGTCAACTCAATATGGAAGTTTAAGAGTTTATGTAGCACAAAACCTTATTGAACGCGTACCTGGTGATGGTATTGTTATGCACGGAACAGAAGATAGTCTATGCGAATACAATATTTGCAGAGACTTTACAAATAACTTACCTGATGTTTCTGAAAATGCCGCAGCTGGAATTTGGCCTTTTAATTCAATAAATTGTACGATTCAGTATAATGAAGTAAGTGGTCATATAGCTAGTTGGGATGCACAAGGGTTTGATTCTGACTGGAGGTGTGAAAACACCATCATTCAATACAATTACAGTCATGATAATGCTGGCGGATTTTGTTTAGTGGTATCTAACGGATTGAATAATAATGAAAGCCAAAACAAAAACAGTATCATAAGATATAATATAAGTATAAACGATGGGTATAGAACTTGGGGGTCTGGAACAAATTTTGCACCCTCTTTTCATATTGGTGGACCTACACTTAACACTCAAATCTACAACAATACCATCTATTACAATACCAAACCTTCTACGGTTGCCGAAGAATTTGTTCACTTAACCAATTGGAATGGTTGGCCTGATCAAACCCATTTTAAAAACAACTTGTTTGTAAGTACAGACCCTCAACTTTCAATTTTCAGGCACAGACAAAGTACTAACAATACATATAGCCATAATTTGTATTATGGAAATATTACAGTTCCTACAGAAGAGGCAAATGCTTTAACATCAGATCCTTTATTTGTTAATCCAGGACTTGATAATTCACCTGATGACTACAAACTAGAAACAAATAGTCCTGCAAAAGCCGCTGGTGTAATTATACCAAATAATGGAGGATTAGATTTTTTTGGAAATACAGTTCCTAGTGGTATTGCACCTACTATTGGTGCACATGAGCTACATGAAACTCTTGGATTAGATTTAGAATTCAATATAAAAAACAAGTTGTTTTCTGTTGCTGGAAGCAATATAGTAGAGAATGCTATTTCTATAAATACACATGCACATTTAAATAAAGCTACTGTTCAAATTATTTCTTTAACAGGAAGTGTTATTTATAAAAAGGAATATAAAAATTTAGAACAAAGTAAACATACATTCAATTTATATAGTATAAGAGGAGGGTTATATTTTCTTAACATAACAACAAGAAATTCTCAACAAACTATAAAATTTATTAAAAAGTAA
- a CDS encoding sulfatase-like hydrolase/transferase encodes MKKILLIGLLVTCSSLFGFNNKPASRNTNTVTNPPSQPNIIVIMVDDLGYADVSFNGSTEIPTPNIDRIANEGIKCTNAYVTYSVCGPSRAGFMTGRYPQRFGFERNPKYEPNQIAPGLPLSESTIAETLPEAYNTGVIGKWHLGAHPDNHPLNRGFDEFFGHLGGGHRYFANELTIQDSYSVHNENDSYRTWIMRDHNSVNPVGQKYLTEAFSDEAVSFIQNHAVNPDPFFLFLSYNAPHGPLQATQEYLDRFPTLSGDRKTYAAMVSAVDDGVGLILDQLVTSGIDSNTIVFFLSDNGGKTQYANNSPLRGGKSAAYEGGYRVPFAIRYNGTITPGIYNKQVSALDIYATAIALAGATQNPAKPLDGVNLIPYLTNVNTQEPHSEIYLRKFDQQRYAVTKDGYKLVSYFHTGIHELYDLDNDIGETTDIYNAKPEIVDELAYIREAWTSQLINPVFQGITNPPNYASPSPSDYLVNHNFELGNITGWNNWNNSITSTKVKSGTYAGLIKSNKTGSLKQIMELKANTAYQLKFWYKSDNSSGETAKIILQDEVTSTKFLDDVITTTGTFKEYDNTFTTGSEKNQISLSVWKDIAGNSNLYVDDFEIIEVGGSADQLRLKVESLLAMESGQTYQARAVEIPLTAWLGTKSWEIIDGTGSATIDYKGLITTVNDGTITLKVSSLHNPSIFDEIELTIGTPLGVESETASKHNLFSVVGSNVVDNTISIKTHAHLNKVTIQIFSLTGKLVYIKELNNLEQSNHTFELKNVSSGMYFLNLTTLNAQQTLKFIKN; translated from the coding sequence ATGAAAAAAATATTATTAATAGGACTTCTAGTCACCTGTTCTTCTCTCTTTGGGTTCAATAATAAACCAGCTAGCAGGAATACAAATACCGTAACTAATCCTCCTTCCCAACCAAACATTATAGTAATTATGGTTGATGACTTAGGGTATGCAGATGTAAGTTTTAATGGCTCAACAGAAATACCAACACCAAACATAGATCGCATTGCGAATGAAGGCATAAAATGTACAAACGCATATGTAACCTATTCGGTTTGTGGTCCAAGTAGAGCTGGATTTATGACAGGTCGTTATCCGCAACGTTTTGGTTTCGAGCGTAATCCCAAATATGAACCAAACCAAATAGCCCCTGGACTCCCTTTAAGCGAAAGCACTATTGCAGAAACTCTACCAGAAGCATACAATACTGGAGTCATTGGGAAATGGCATTTAGGTGCGCATCCTGACAACCATCCTTTAAATAGAGGATTTGATGAATTTTTTGGTCATTTAGGTGGTGGACATAGGTATTTTGCAAATGAATTAACCATACAAGATAGCTATTCGGTACATAACGAAAATGACAGTTATAGAACATGGATTATGAGAGATCACAATTCTGTTAACCCAGTTGGTCAAAAATATTTAACCGAAGCGTTTTCTGATGAAGCCGTAAGTTTTATTCAAAACCACGCTGTAAATCCAGATCCATTTTTCCTGTTTCTTTCATACAATGCGCCACATGGCCCTTTACAGGCTACTCAAGAATATTTAGATAGATTCCCAACTTTATCTGGAGACAGAAAAACTTATGCAGCTATGGTAAGTGCTGTTGACGATGGTGTTGGTTTAATTTTAGATCAATTAGTAACTTCAGGTATAGACTCTAATACAATTGTGTTTTTTCTTTCAGATAATGGTGGTAAAACACAATATGCTAACAATTCACCTTTAAGAGGAGGTAAAAGTGCAGCTTATGAAGGTGGTTATCGTGTTCCTTTTGCTATTCGATATAATGGCACTATAACTCCAGGTATCTATAATAAACAGGTTTCTGCTTTAGATATATACGCTACAGCAATTGCTTTAGCTGGTGCTACACAGAATCCTGCCAAACCACTTGACGGCGTGAATTTAATACCTTATTTAACAAATGTTAATACTCAAGAACCTCATTCTGAAATTTATTTACGGAAATTTGATCAACAACGATATGCTGTAACTAAAGATGGTTATAAACTGGTATCATACTTTCATACTGGTATTCATGAGCTCTATGATTTAGATAATGATATTGGAGAAACCACAGATATTTATAATGCTAAACCAGAAATTGTTGATGAATTAGCATATATAAGAGAAGCCTGGACATCGCAACTTATTAACCCCGTTTTTCAAGGAATAACTAATCCGCCAAATTATGCTAGTCCAAGTCCAAGTGACTATTTAGTCAATCATAATTTCGAATTAGGAAATATTACTGGTTGGAACAACTGGAATAATAGTATAACAAGTACAAAAGTGAAATCGGGTACTTATGCTGGTTTGATAAAATCAAATAAAACAGGAAGTTTAAAACAAATAATGGAGCTAAAGGCAAATACTGCCTATCAACTCAAGTTTTGGTATAAATCTGATAATTCTTCTGGAGAAACTGCTAAAATCATACTACAAGATGAAGTAACTAGCACTAAATTTCTAGATGATGTAATTACTACAACTGGAACCTTTAAAGAATACGATAATACATTTACAACTGGAAGTGAGAAAAATCAAATAAGTTTAAGTGTATGGAAAGACATTGCTGGAAACAGCAATCTTTATGTCGATGATTTTGAAATCATCGAAGTTGGTGGCTCTGCAGATCAACTTCGTCTTAAAGTCGAAAGTTTATTGGCTATGGAATCTGGTCAAACCTATCAAGCTAGAGCTGTAGAAATCCCGCTTACAGCTTGGTTAGGTACAAAATCGTGGGAAATAATTGATGGTACTGGGTCTGCTACTATAGATTATAAAGGTTTAATAACAACTGTAAATGATGGAACAATTACATTAAAAGTAAGTTCATTACATAACCCTTCAATTTTTGATGAAATTGAGCTAACTATAGGAACACCTCTAGGCGTAGAATCTGAAACTGCTTCAAAACACAATTTGTTTTCTGTAGTTGGTAGCAATGTTGTAGATAACACTATTTCTATAAAAACGCATGCACATTTAAACAAAGTAACTATTCAAATTTTTTCTTTAACAGGAAAACTAGTATATATAAAAGAACTTAATAACCTTGAGCAAAGTAATCATACATTTGAATTGAAAAATGTAAGTTCAGGCATGTATTTTCTTAATCTAACAACTTTAAATGCTCAACAAACCCTCAAGTTTATTAAAAATTAA
- a CDS encoding T9SS type A sorting domain-containing protein: MINKLIQLLVITFALTANATDYYISSLTGLDSNNGLTDTTPWQTLDKLYNTTFLAGDKILFKSGDVWQGMFWLKGSGTAGNPIIVDKYGGTTKPVIDGDGYQASILIYNDDYIEINNLELINEASHLDGGGGTKTLSGFGGAVNSWGNGKYNRFGIKIVASTRSLNYFRIDNSKVHKIYPTPPAGEENDTHYETPNNITKKSRGWGIKIDVQSSDPNYYKINDVKITNSYFTDIGHYGIWIKPLGLAGKDYTFYSSDYSINNCEFNNTGGSGIVPNKSYNVTIENNIFDGTGSTMDDRMWKRGSGLWTFSSKNVIVQHNQFLNVRGWQDSYGAHIDFGNENVVFQYNYSYNNEGGFVEILGDNINCGYRYNISVNDGWRTDPPNEVKHGRVFWVSPYCGQGNGACPNTGSFIYNNTVYVPNNMDPEILVMPKTGDTHIFNNIIYKQTGGTPMATDLTNNSNDVLDVSHNQFYPQSQFVLETELQNNAIYTNPQFVSVGDNDPDSYKLASGSTSIGAGKLINGSTNFWNFLQNNGGLDYFGNLVSSTSVPNIGAYNGAPVLGLNQFKEKSLTYFPNPTNGKITFKTNTSNNKLIVSIYDVTGRFLKNTFTNTVNLEHYPQGIYLLKVTYDSHVETVRIIKQKN, from the coding sequence ATGATAAACAAATTAATTCAATTACTTGTAATAACTTTTGCTTTAACGGCAAATGCAACAGACTATTATATAAGTTCGTTGACTGGCTTAGACTCAAATAATGGATTAACAGATACTACACCTTGGCAAACATTAGATAAACTGTACAATACAACTTTCTTGGCAGGAGATAAAATTTTGTTTAAATCGGGTGATGTATGGCAAGGCATGTTTTGGCTTAAAGGTTCAGGAACTGCTGGCAACCCAATTATAGTAGATAAATATGGAGGAACAACTAAACCCGTTATTGATGGTGATGGTTATCAAGCTTCAATATTAATTTATAACGACGATTATATTGAAATTAATAACCTTGAATTAATTAATGAAGCTTCCCATTTAGATGGTGGAGGTGGCACTAAAACACTATCAGGGTTTGGAGGTGCTGTAAATAGTTGGGGAAATGGAAAATACAATAGATTTGGAATTAAAATTGTGGCAAGTACACGCAGCTTAAATTATTTTAGAATTGATAATAGCAAAGTGCATAAAATTTATCCAACACCACCTGCTGGAGAAGAAAATGACACGCATTATGAAACCCCAAATAACATTACAAAAAAATCTAGAGGTTGGGGCATTAAAATAGATGTGCAATCCTCAGATCCTAACTATTATAAAATTAATGATGTAAAAATCACCAATAGCTATTTTACAGATATAGGGCATTATGGTATATGGATAAAACCCCTAGGTTTAGCTGGTAAAGATTATACTTTTTATTCTAGTGACTACAGCATAAACAATTGTGAATTTAACAATACTGGTGGCTCTGGAATTGTTCCAAATAAATCTTATAATGTGACCATAGAAAATAATATTTTTGATGGCACTGGATCTACTATGGACGATAGAATGTGGAAACGTGGTAGTGGCTTATGGACATTCAGTTCAAAAAATGTAATAGTTCAACACAATCAATTTTTAAATGTACGTGGATGGCAAGATTCCTATGGTGCACATATTGATTTTGGAAATGAAAATGTAGTTTTTCAATACAATTACAGTTATAATAACGAAGGTGGTTTTGTTGAAATATTGGGCGATAATATTAATTGTGGTTATCGCTATAATATTAGTGTTAACGATGGTTGGCGTACAGATCCACCTAACGAAGTAAAACACGGACGTGTATTCTGGGTGTCACCATACTGTGGACAAGGAAATGGAGCTTGTCCAAATACGGGAAGTTTTATTTATAACAATACAGTTTATGTACCAAACAACATGGATCCTGAAATTTTGGTGATGCCTAAAACTGGAGATACACATATTTTTAATAATATAATTTATAAGCAAACTGGAGGTACGCCAATGGCAACAGACTTAACAAACAATAGCAACGATGTTCTTGATGTTTCCCACAATCAGTTTTATCCACAATCACAGTTTGTTTTAGAAACAGAATTACAAAATAATGCTATTTATACAAATCCACAATTTGTATCTGTGGGTGATAACGATCCAGATTCTTATAAATTAGCATCTGGAAGTACATCAATTGGAGCAGGTAAATTGATAAACGGAAGTACTAATTTCTGGAACTTTTTACAAAACAATGGAGGTCTTGATTATTTTGGCAACTTGGTATCAAGTACAAGTGTTCCAAACATTGGTGCTTATAATGGTGCTCCTGTTTTAGGGTTAAACCAATTTAAAGAAAAATCTTTGACTTACTTCCCTAACCCAACAAACGGAAAGATTACGTTTAAAACCAATACTTCAAACAACAAGTTAATTGTATCAATTTATGATGTTACAGGAAGATTTTTAAAAAATACATTCACCAATACCGTCAACCTAGAACATTATCCACAAGGAATTTACCTTTTAAAAGTGACCTACGATAGTCATGTAGAAACGGTAAGAATCATTAAACAAAAAAATTAA
- a CDS encoding sulfatase-like hydrolase/transferase, which translates to MKNKLTIFLLLTFVSISFQYLVWNCNIGDNFFNEGNWQKKITGFALHISANNKTKDLINPPSQPNIIVIMADDLGYNDVSFNGSQQIPTPNIDRIANEGVKCTNGYVSYSVCGPSRAGFLTGRYQQRFGFERNPQYDPSDPNMGLAHDESTIANNLGSVGYKTGIIGKWHLGANIKNHPLNRGFDEFFGHLGGGHQYFSNMWTIEDSYAINSESKSYRTWLMRDHKPVNPITTPKYITEEFADESVAFVERHKDSPFFLFLSYNAPHGPLQATQKYLDRFPNIKSKKRRTYAAMVSALDDGVGLLMDKLEELNLDENTLVFFLSDNGGPEDKNASDNGLLREGKSSVYEGGYHVPFAIRWKGTVKQGVYDKPVSSLDIMATAVALANAKTNPEKPLDGVNLIPYITGEKLGKPHETIYLRKFDQDRFAVRYNDYKLVVIKGEKELYNLEKDLSETTNIAKQHIDQVEKIDALRKSWNEELIDPVFKGLVHRKKRINKNGN; encoded by the coding sequence ATGAAGAATAAATTAACAATTTTTTTATTATTAACATTTGTATCAATATCTTTTCAATATTTGGTTTGGAATTGTAATATTGGTGATAACTTTTTTAACGAAGGCAATTGGCAAAAAAAAATAACTGGATTTGCTCTACATATCTCTGCTAACAACAAAACAAAAGATTTAATCAATCCTCCTTCACAACCAAATATCATTGTTATAATGGCTGATGATCTTGGCTATAATGATGTTAGTTTTAATGGAAGCCAACAAATACCAACTCCAAATATTGATAGAATTGCAAATGAAGGAGTGAAATGTACTAATGGCTATGTTTCTTATTCGGTTTGCGGACCAAGTAGAGCCGGATTTCTAACCGGTCGCTATCAACAACGTTTTGGTTTTGAGCGCAATCCTCAATATGATCCATCTGACCCAAATATGGGGCTTGCTCATGATGAAAGTACTATTGCAAATAATTTAGGAAGTGTAGGGTATAAAACAGGAATTATTGGAAAATGGCATTTAGGGGCTAATATTAAAAACCATCCATTAAACAGAGGTTTCGATGAATTTTTCGGACACCTTGGTGGAGGTCATCAATATTTCTCAAATATGTGGACTATTGAAGATAGCTATGCTATAAATTCGGAGAGTAAAAGTTACAGAACTTGGTTAATGAGAGATCACAAACCAGTAAACCCAATAACAACGCCTAAATATATTACGGAAGAATTTGCTGATGAAAGTGTTGCTTTTGTTGAGCGTCATAAAGATTCTCCATTCTTTTTGTTTTTATCATACAATGCGCCACATGGGCCACTTCAAGCAACCCAAAAATATTTAGACAGATTTCCAAACATTAAAAGTAAAAAAAGGAGAACTTATGCAGCAATGGTAAGTGCATTAGATGATGGTGTGGGACTATTAATGGATAAGTTAGAAGAATTAAATCTTGATGAAAATACGTTGGTGTTCTTTTTATCAGATAATGGAGGTCCAGAAGATAAAAACGCTTCAGACAATGGTCTCTTAAGAGAAGGTAAAAGCTCAGTTTATGAAGGTGGATACCATGTTCCTTTTGCAATAAGGTGGAAAGGAACCGTTAAACAAGGTGTTTATGATAAGCCCGTATCATCTCTTGATATAATGGCTACAGCTGTTGCTTTGGCTAATGCAAAAACTAACCCAGAAAAGCCTTTAGATGGTGTAAATTTAATACCATATATCACAGGAGAAAAACTTGGAAAGCCACATGAAACAATTTATTTAAGAAAGTTTGATCAAGATAGATTTGCAGTTAGATATAACGATTATAAACTTGTTGTAATAAAAGGGGAAAAAGAATTGTATAATCTTGAAAAAGATTTAAGCGAAACTACAAATATTGCCAAACAACATATTGATCAAGTTGAAAAAATTGATGCACTTCGTAAATCTTGGAATGAAGAATTAATAGACCCTGTTTTTAAAGGGTTAGTGCATAGAAAAAAAAGAATAAATAAAAATGGTAACTAA